In Gemmatimonadetes bacterium T265, one DNA window encodes the following:
- a CDS encoding putative Fe(2+)-trafficking protein — translation MPDATERSVTCTRCGETRAGFERPPVGVAGAAGARIVDEICQQCWADWLKQQTMLINHYGLNLMDPQARTFLSRNREAYLFKAGRAEEVDTSRQGSVAW, via the coding sequence ATGCCCGACGCCACCGAGCGTTCCGTGACCTGCACCCGCTGCGGCGAGACCCGCGCCGGCTTCGAGCGTCCCCCGGTGGGCGTCGCCGGCGCGGCCGGCGCGCGCATCGTGGACGAGATCTGCCAGCAGTGCTGGGCCGACTGGCTCAAGCAGCAGACGATGCTCATCAACCACTACGGCCTGAACCTGATGGACCCGCAGGCCCGCACCTTCCTGTCCCGCAACCGCGAGGCCTACCTGTTCAAGGCGGGGCGCGCGGAAGAGGTCGACACGAGCCGCCAGGGCTCCGTCGCCTGGTAG
- a CDS encoding peptidase, whose protein sequence is MTPSVFRALVAPLAAALAASLAATPRLGAQNTTRAPLTPPPATGVSNTPGSPDPFATFQAFTTNHIDWPGPNQYRDASGAPGPAYWQQRADYTILATLDTANGGAVSGQVTIRYTNNSPDTLRFVWLQLDQNLYRPGSKGSSMFPADSRWGVRGFQGGYALSDVAVDGRPVAPHTDDTMTRLDLAAPIAPRGGKSTITLRFRFAVPEHGSDRLGRDGRLFEIAQWYPRMAVYDDVRGWNTDPYLGQGEFYLEYGDIDYSVTAPAGYVIAGSGVLQNPQAVLTPAQRERLARARTLVAQPGRPETVAQVITEAEADAAGRTPAPGTKTWRFRATNVRDVAWAGAPDFRWDATSWNGVTCQAYYEFPKAGRAWESGAEQTCWTIRTYSTLWFPFPYPQATSVAGPVGGMEYPMFVMVHYGSADPASIFGTVDHEHGHEWFPMVVGSNERRYAWQDEGFNTYQNTFSLERRFPSAPSPLASYMANWRQVVANNTQSPLMTMPDHVEAAALGAIGYRKPGAVLLALRNAVVGPETFDRAMREYVRRWAFRHPTPGDFFRTVENVSGQNLSWYWRSFWYTTDVLDIGVEGVTTRASGGETVSTVQLRRHSSIPFPPVMRLRLADGSTRDVRAPVDVWARPATGDRVELSFALPSAVTGVRLWPNGSVPDLNSANDTWGNAPDGDPPGLVTGAGMAGAVGAR, encoded by the coding sequence GTGACCCCGTCCGTCTTCCGCGCCCTGGTCGCCCCCCTCGCGGCGGCGCTCGCGGCCTCGCTGGCCGCGACCCCCCGGCTTGGCGCCCAGAACACCACCCGCGCCCCGCTCACCCCGCCGCCCGCCACCGGCGTGAGCAACACCCCGGGGAGCCCCGACCCGTTCGCCACCTTCCAGGCGTTCACGACCAACCACATCGACTGGCCGGGACCGAACCAGTACCGCGACGCCTCCGGCGCGCCCGGCCCGGCGTACTGGCAGCAGCGCGCCGACTACACCATCCTCGCGACGCTCGACACCGCGAACGGCGGCGCGGTCAGCGGGCAGGTCACGATCCGCTACACCAACAACTCGCCCGACACGCTGCGCTTCGTCTGGCTGCAGCTCGACCAGAATTTGTACCGTCCGGGTTCGAAAGGATCGTCGATGTTCCCGGCCGACTCCCGCTGGGGCGTCCGGGGCTTCCAGGGCGGCTACGCGCTGAGCGACGTCGCCGTCGACGGCCGCCCCGTCGCGCCGCACACCGACGACACGATGACGCGGCTCGACCTCGCCGCGCCGATCGCCCCGCGCGGCGGCAAGAGCACCATCACGCTCCGCTTCCGCTTCGCCGTCCCCGAGCACGGCAGCGACCGCCTGGGGCGCGACGGGCGGCTGTTCGAGATCGCGCAGTGGTACCCGCGGATGGCCGTCTACGACGACGTGCGCGGCTGGAACACCGACCCGTACCTCGGCCAGGGCGAGTTCTACCTCGAGTACGGCGACATCGACTACAGCGTGACCGCGCCCGCGGGCTACGTGATCGCCGGGAGCGGCGTGCTGCAGAACCCGCAGGCGGTGCTCACCCCCGCCCAACGCGAGCGCCTCGCCCGCGCGCGCACGCTCGTCGCGCAGCCGGGCCGTCCGGAGACGGTCGCGCAGGTGATCACGGAGGCCGAGGCGGACGCGGCGGGGCGGACGCCGGCGCCGGGGACGAAGACGTGGCGCTTCCGGGCGACCAACGTGCGCGACGTCGCCTGGGCCGGCGCGCCCGACTTCCGCTGGGACGCGACGAGCTGGAACGGCGTGACGTGCCAGGCCTACTACGAGTTCCCCAAGGCGGGGCGCGCGTGGGAGAGCGGCGCCGAGCAGACGTGCTGGACGATCCGCACCTACAGCACCCTCTGGTTCCCCTTCCCGTACCCGCAGGCGACGAGCGTCGCGGGCCCGGTGGGCGGGATGGAGTACCCGATGTTCGTCATGGTCCACTACGGCAGCGCCGACCCGGCCTCGATCTTCGGCACGGTGGACCACGAGCACGGGCACGAGTGGTTCCCGATGGTCGTCGGCAGCAACGAGCGGCGGTACGCCTGGCAGGACGAGGGGTTCAACACGTACCAGAACACCTTCAGCCTCGAGCGGCGCTTCCCGTCGGCGCCGAGCCCGCTCGCGTCGTACATGGCTAACTGGCGGCAGGTCGTGGCGAACAACACCCAGTCGCCGCTCATGACGATGCCCGACCACGTCGAGGCCGCCGCGTTAGGCGCGATCGGCTACCGCAAGCCGGGCGCGGTGCTGCTCGCGCTGCGGAACGCGGTGGTGGGGCCCGAGACGTTCGACCGCGCGATGCGCGAGTACGTGCGGCGCTGGGCGTTCCGGCACCCCACGCCGGGGGACTTCTTCCGCACGGTCGAGAACGTGTCGGGGCAGAACCTGTCGTGGTACTGGCGGAGCTTCTGGTACACGACCGACGTGCTCGACATCGGCGTCGAGGGGGTGACGACGCGGGCGTCGGGGGGCGAGACCGTCTCGACCGTGCAGCTGCGGCGCCACTCGAGCATCCCGTTCCCGCCCGTCATGCGCCTGCGGCTGGCGGACGGGTCGACGCGCGACGTGCGCGCGCCGGTCGACGTGTGGGCGCGTCCGGCGACGGGGGACCGGGTCGAGCTGTCGTTCGCGCTGCCGTCGGCCGTGACGGGCGTGCGGCTCTGGCCGAACGGCAGCGTGCCCGACCTCAACTCGGCCAACGACACGTGGGGGAACGCGCCCGACGGCGATCCGCCGGGGTTGGTCACGGGCGCGGGGATGGCGGGGGCGGTGGGGGCGCGGTAG
- a CDS encoding TetR family transcriptional regulator, with protein MTAAPTAPDVASPDATTPAAPPRRERDGDLRTAILDAARQLLVREGYRDLSMRDVSRAVGCSVSSIYLYFANKDALVHALMDEGFARWHRRMTELAAEGAGAPAPARLEAVCRAYVAFGLANPEFYEIMYMFHSDRMARYPKELFRRARRNLDLMGALVAECRAAVGVGTGDDVPVATTALWAALHGTVSTIIADRLDRRLDRERYVEGAVRFALAGVLA; from the coding sequence ATGACCGCCGCGCCCACCGCGCCCGACGTCGCGTCCCCCGACGCCACGACGCCCGCCGCCCCGCCCCGCCGCGAGCGCGACGGCGACCTCCGCACCGCGATCCTCGACGCCGCGCGGCAGCTCCTGGTGCGCGAGGGGTACCGCGACCTCAGCATGCGCGACGTCTCGCGCGCGGTCGGCTGCAGCGTGAGCAGCATTTACCTCTACTTCGCGAACAAGGACGCGCTCGTCCACGCGCTCATGGACGAGGGCTTCGCCCGCTGGCACCGGCGGATGACCGAGCTGGCCGCGGAGGGCGCGGGCGCGCCGGCGCCCGCGCGGCTCGAGGCGGTGTGCCGGGCCTACGTGGCCTTCGGGCTCGCCAACCCGGAGTTCTACGAGATCATGTACATGTTCCACTCCGACCGGATGGCGCGCTACCCGAAAGAACTCTTCCGGCGCGCGCGGCGGAACCTCGACCTGATGGGCGCGCTCGTGGCCGAGTGCCGCGCGGCGGTAGGCGTGGGGACCGGGGACGACGTGCCGGTCGCGACGACGGCGCTCTGGGCCGCGCTCCACGGCACGGTGTCGACGATCATCGCCGACCGCCTGGACCGGCGGCTCGACCGGGAGCGGTACGTGGAGGGCGCCGTGCGCTTCGCGCTCGCCGGGGTCCTCGCGTGA
- a CDS encoding dehydrogenase yields the protein MSASAPAGAAGGVAARFRLDGRVAVVTGASKGIGEAIARAFGEAGARVVVSSRKQEAVDEVAHAIGAAGGEAIGVAANVGRPGEAAALVERVVAHWGGVDVLVNNAAINPTFGPVLEADDAVFDKIMAVNVKGPLAAARAAYASMRERGHGSVINVSSIGGVSPEPGLGLYSVSKAALISLTKVLAQEWGRAGVRANVICPGLIQTKFSEALWGNERILQHTLAQQALPRVGRPEDVAGLALFLASDAGAYCTGGVYTVDGGYLI from the coding sequence GTGAGTGCGAGCGCGCCGGCCGGCGCCGCCGGCGGGGTCGCGGCGCGCTTCCGCCTCGACGGCCGCGTCGCCGTCGTCACCGGGGCGAGCAAGGGGATCGGCGAGGCGATCGCGCGCGCGTTCGGCGAGGCGGGCGCGCGGGTGGTCGTCAGCAGCCGCAAGCAGGAGGCGGTCGACGAAGTCGCGCACGCGATCGGCGCCGCGGGGGGCGAGGCGATCGGGGTCGCCGCGAACGTCGGGCGCCCGGGCGAGGCGGCCGCGCTCGTCGAGCGCGTCGTCGCCCACTGGGGCGGGGTCGACGTGCTCGTCAACAACGCGGCGATCAACCCGACGTTCGGGCCGGTGCTCGAGGCCGACGACGCGGTGTTCGACAAGATCATGGCCGTCAACGTCAAGGGCCCGCTCGCCGCGGCGCGCGCCGCGTACGCGTCGATGCGCGAGCGCGGGCACGGTTCGGTCATCAACGTCTCGAGCATTGGCGGCGTCTCGCCCGAGCCCGGGCTCGGCCTCTACTCGGTGAGCAAGGCGGCGCTGATCTCGCTCACCAAGGTGCTCGCGCAGGAGTGGGGGCGCGCGGGGGTGCGGGCGAACGTGATCTGCCCGGGGCTGATCCAGACCAAGTTCTCCGAGGCACTCTGGGGGAACGAGCGGATCCTCCAGCACACGCTCGCGCAGCAGGCGCTGCCGCGCGTGGGGCGGCCGGAGGACGTGGCGGGGCTGGCGCTGTTCCTCGCCTCGGACGCGGGGGCGTACTGCACGGGCGGGGTGTACACGGTCGACGGCGGGTACCTGATCTGA
- the gcdH gene encoding glutaryl-CoA dehydrogenase, which produces MPATPAPPFADGQVAARAAAPPALPRDAAADLYGWFATLSPEEDAVRLKVREFMERRVRPIANDYWERGEFYHEVVPEFVALDLLRDAYDPAVPNATVRDCLISGELARVDPSMATFYGVHAGLCMGSIALHGSDEQKAEWLPKLRRWEAIGGFGLTEPEVGSGVARGLTTTCRRDGDAWVLNGQKKWIGNATFGDVVVVWARDEDSRQVKGFIVRTRHDDGRTHRAGYGVETMRGKIAQRAVQNGLITLTDLRVPESDRLQKADTFAATQQVLGLARCGTAWQGVGCAMGAFEAALGYAAERTQFGRPIGAFQLVQVMLVKMAGNLTAMLGLALRAARLQDAEGMRDERSALAKQFCAARCREVVGLARELMGGNGILLEYGAARLFADAEAIYSYEGSNEINSLIVGRALTGVGAFV; this is translated from the coding sequence ATGCCCGCCACCCCCGCCCCGCCCTTCGCCGACGGCCAGGTCGCCGCGCGCGCCGCGGCGCCCCCCGCCCTCCCCCGCGACGCCGCGGCCGACCTCTACGGCTGGTTCGCCACGCTCTCGCCCGAGGAGGACGCCGTCCGCCTCAAGGTCCGCGAGTTCATGGAGCGCCGCGTGCGCCCGATCGCGAACGACTACTGGGAGCGCGGCGAGTTCTACCACGAGGTCGTCCCCGAGTTCGTCGCCCTCGACCTGCTGCGCGACGCGTACGACCCCGCCGTGCCTAACGCGACCGTGCGCGACTGCCTGATCTCGGGCGAGCTGGCGCGCGTCGACCCGTCGATGGCGACCTTCTACGGCGTGCACGCGGGGCTCTGCATGGGCTCGATCGCGCTGCACGGGAGCGACGAACAGAAGGCCGAGTGGCTGCCCAAGCTGCGCCGCTGGGAGGCGATCGGCGGCTTCGGGCTGACCGAGCCCGAGGTCGGGAGCGGCGTCGCGCGCGGGCTCACGACGACCTGCCGCCGGGACGGCGACGCGTGGGTCCTCAACGGCCAGAAGAAGTGGATCGGCAACGCCACCTTCGGCGACGTGGTCGTCGTCTGGGCCCGCGACGAGGACTCCCGGCAGGTGAAGGGGTTCATCGTCCGCACCAGGCACGACGACGGCCGTACGCACCGCGCCGGCTACGGCGTCGAGACGATGCGCGGCAAGATCGCGCAGCGCGCCGTCCAGAACGGCCTCATCACCCTCACCGACCTCCGCGTGCCCGAGTCCGACCGCCTGCAGAAGGCCGACACCTTCGCCGCCACGCAGCAGGTGCTCGGCCTCGCGCGCTGCGGCACGGCGTGGCAGGGCGTCGGCTGCGCGATGGGCGCCTTCGAGGCCGCGTTAGGCTACGCGGCCGAGCGCACGCAGTTCGGCCGGCCGATCGGGGCGTTCCAGCTGGTGCAGGTCATGCTCGTCAAGATGGCCGGGAATCTCACGGCGATGCTCGGCCTCGCGCTCCGCGCCGCGCGCCTGCAGGACGCCGAGGGGATGCGCGACGAGCGCTCGGCGCTCGCGAAGCAGTTCTGCGCGGCGCGGTGCCGCGAGGTCGTCGGGCTCGCGCGCGAGCTGATGGGGGGCAACGGGATCCTGCTCGAGTACGGCGCGGCGCGGCTGTTCGCCGACGCGGAGGCGATTTACTCGTACGAGGGGTCGAACGAGATCAACTCGCTCATCGTCGGGCGCGCGCTCACGGGCGTCGGGGCGTTCGTCTGA
- a CDS encoding ribonuclease II has protein sequence MAPPAPAFDLRAAARAAALGAGFVPDLDDAARAELAAIEAGRPNPGGAPPGGGLPVRDLRALPWSSIDDASSRDLDQVEVAESLPDGTVRVRVGIADVDALVPRDSALDRHAAVNTTSVYTGLVTFSMLPEALSTDRTSLNADADRATVVIDFVVAADGTVSEGDVYLARTVNHARLAYEELGAWFDGRGPLPAAAARAPAVLGMEAQLRLQEDTAERLRRQRVSRGALQLETIEARPVVQGGAVTGLTVTPKSKARDLIEDFMVAANAVVAETLEAAGVTSIRRVVRIPERWDRIAALARARGDALPDAADPAALSAFLGRQRAAHPEQYAELSLAVVKLLGPGEYAVEQPGDTTMNHFGLAAQDYTHGTAPNRRYADLVTQRLVKYMLARRAGGEPALPYSDDALTAIAAHCTERENAARKVERLTRKQAGAALLAGRVGETFRAVVTGAQQNGTYVRLAAPPVEGRVVHGAAGLDVGDAVPVKLVSVDPAHGWVDFARAS, from the coding sequence ATGGCGCCCCCCGCCCCCGCGTTCGACCTGCGCGCCGCCGCGCGCGCCGCCGCGCTCGGCGCGGGCTTCGTCCCCGACCTCGACGACGCCGCGCGCGCGGAGCTCGCCGCGATCGAGGCCGGGCGGCCCAACCCGGGCGGGGCCCCGCCGGGCGGCGGCCTCCCGGTGCGGGACCTGCGCGCGCTCCCCTGGTCCTCGATCGACGACGCGTCGTCGCGCGACCTCGACCAGGTCGAGGTGGCCGAGTCGCTCCCCGACGGGACCGTGCGGGTGCGCGTCGGGATCGCGGACGTCGACGCGCTCGTGCCGCGCGACTCCGCGCTCGACCGGCACGCGGCGGTCAACACGACGAGCGTGTACACGGGGCTCGTCACTTTTTCGATGCTCCCCGAGGCGTTGTCGACCGACCGCACGTCGCTCAACGCCGACGCGGACCGCGCCACGGTCGTGATCGACTTCGTCGTCGCCGCCGACGGAACGGTGTCGGAGGGAGACGTCTACCTCGCGCGCACGGTCAACCACGCGCGGCTCGCCTACGAGGAGCTCGGCGCGTGGTTCGACGGGCGCGGCCCGCTCCCCGCGGCGGCGGCGCGCGCGCCGGCGGTGTTAGGCATGGAGGCCCAACTCCGGCTGCAGGAAGACACGGCCGAGCGACTCCGGCGGCAGCGGGTGTCGCGCGGGGCGCTGCAGTTGGAGACGATCGAGGCGCGGCCCGTCGTGCAGGGGGGCGCGGTCACCGGCCTCACGGTGACGCCCAAGTCGAAGGCGCGCGACCTGATCGAGGACTTCATGGTCGCGGCGAACGCGGTGGTGGCCGAAACGCTCGAGGCGGCGGGGGTGACGTCGATCCGGCGGGTGGTGCGCATCCCCGAGCGCTGGGACCGGATCGCCGCGCTCGCCCGGGCCCGCGGCGACGCGCTCCCCGACGCGGCCGACCCCGCGGCGCTCTCCGCCTTCCTCGGCCGGCAGCGCGCGGCGCACCCGGAGCAGTACGCGGAGCTCTCGCTCGCCGTCGTGAAGCTGTTAGGCCCGGGGGAGTACGCCGTCGAGCAGCCGGGCGACACGACGATGAACCACTTCGGGCTCGCCGCGCAGGACTACACGCACGGCACCGCGCCCAACCGGCGCTACGCGGACCTCGTCACGCAGCGGCTCGTGAAGTACATGCTCGCGCGGCGGGCCGGCGGGGAACCCGCCCTGCCCTACTCGGACGACGCGTTGACCGCGATCGCGGCGCACTGCACCGAGCGCGAGAACGCGGCGCGCAAGGTCGAACGGCTGACGCGCAAGCAGGCCGGGGCCGCGCTGCTCGCGGGGCGGGTGGGCGAGACGTTCCGCGCGGTGGTGACCGGGGCACAGCAGAACGGGACGTACGTCCGGCTCGCGGCGCCGCCGGTCGAAGGGCGCGTGGTGCACGGGGCGGCAGGGCTCGACGTCGGCGACGCGGTGCCGGTGAAGCTCGTCTCGGTCGACCCGGCACACGGGTGGGTAGATTTCGCGCGCGCTTCGTGA